The segment GGTGGATGGCCATCACCTCTTCCTCGAGCCGAATGTCAAGTCCATGCACGGCTATACCGTCTCGCCCCTCACGTGGGTCGCCTTCTTCTCCTGGGGTCGATGCTTCGGAGATGCCCGAGCAAGGGTCCTCGGTTGGTCACGACGGCGCAGACTGCTGCATGCTGCGCTGACTCCGTTGGTCCCCTGGGCAAGGGCCGCCCGTATGTTCTTCTACTTCTCCGACCGACATCCCTCCCGGCTTGTCACGTTCCTCGTTGGGCTCCCGATCATCCTCCTGGCGCAGTACGGCGCAGCCTTCGGAGAAGCCCTGGGCCTGCTCTTCGGCAAAGGGAACGCGGAGGTTCTCTTCACCCAATCCCATCTCCGCGGTCTTCGCTTCCGGGCGGAAAGACTCTAGGCGGGGTCCGGCAAGATCGATCCTCGAATGATCCCGCCAGCGAGGCAACAGCCGACCCAGGACAGGGATCTGCCCGAGATGACTGTTGCCATCGTCGGCGGGAATCACCGGAAGCGTCTGCACCGGGCGCTGGAAAGCGTCCTTCAGCAGGATGGCCCGGTCATTGAGGTCCTCCTCCTCGACCTATCGACGGCCGATTCCGCTTCGATCGTGCCGCATGCCGATCCAAGGGTAAGGACAGTCTCCCTTCCGCCTCCCACAACCTTCGGTCAGGCGCGGGCCGTCGGGGTCAGGGAGGCGCGGGCACCCGTGGTCGCCTTTCTGGAGGAGCACTGCGTGGCCTTGCCGGGGTGGGCTCGGGAGCTGGCTGTCGCCCACCAAGGACCCTGGGCGTGCGTAGGATCAGAGATCCACAATCTGAATCCCGGGGTCGGATGGAGCGATGCCGTCCATCTGGGGGGCTACTCGAACTGGATGCCTCCGGCGATGCGCGGCGAAACCGCGACCACGGCGGCACACAACTCCAGCTACAAGCGAGCTGCCTTGGCCGACATCGGGACTCGTCTCTCTGAGCTTCTCGTCGCCGAGCCCCTGCTTCAAAGGGAGCTTGCCCGCCGAGGACATCGCCTCCTCGTCGAGCCGGAGTCGAAACTGGCTCACGAAAATGAAACCCACTTCCGTTCCCTCATGGCGGTCTGGTGGTGGAATCGGAGCTACGGCCGCATCCGCGCCCGGGAGGCCAGTTGGGGTTGGGCGCGGCGTATCATCTACCTGGCGTTCAGCATGTGGATTCCGTGGTACCGATGGGCGCGGCAGTTAGGTTTCTTCGTGCGACGGCGGAGATCGGCGCTTGGCCGGTTTGCCTGGAATTCACCCCGGATCATCATCCTTGGCTACCTGGCGGCCGCAGGTCTCGCCGTGGGTGCGCTGGCCGGTCGGACCGGAGACGATCTTCGCTTCACGGACCTGGAGTTGCGGACGGACGAGGAGCGGTGAGTGAGGGAACCCCAGGCGTCGCCCGAGATGTCGGTGGTTCTCTTGGTCGGCAAACAGCGCGACCGCGCCGAGAGATCGCTCCGCAGCCTGCTGGGGCAGTCGGCGATCGACCGGATGGAAATCCTGCTGATCGATTTCTCCGCCGGGCGGGAGGCTGCGATCCCCGGGACCGATCACCCCGCGGTGCGCTACCTCGGCAAGAATCGGCTTGAGCCCTTCGGACGGGTTCGCGCCGAGGCCGTCCGCTTGGCGCGCGGTGAAATCGTGGCCTTCTTGGAGGAACACTGTGAAGCCCTTCCCGGATGGGGCGAAGCGGTGCTTCGAGCCCACGCCCAGGGATTGGACGGCGTCGGGCCGGAGGTCCACAGCGGCAATCCGGGCCTCGGTGTCAGCGATGCCATTGCACTCCTGAACTACGTTCGCTGGCTTCCGCCGGCGCAGCGCGGCGAGTCGGATCTCCTTGTCGGCAACAACTCTTCCTATCGGCGTGGTGCGCTTCTTGAGCGCACGGACGACTTGGACCGCCTGATGGCCTGTGACCCGATTCTTCAGTGGAAGCTGGTGGAGGCGGGGGGAGGATTGGCTGTCGATCCCTCGGTCAAGGTTGCACACTGGAATGAGGGGGAAGTCTGGGCGATCGCCCGAGGCTACTACTTGTGGAATCGTATGTTCGCCCCACTCCGAGCGAGCCTCTTCGGGTGGTCTCCTCTGCGGGTTCTCATCCGGATCCTTCTCCTCCCCGCCGTCCCGCTTGTGCGCGCCGTGAAGCTGGGCTGGACAGCGCTCCGACGCAGCCCGCCGATGGGCCGCGCATGCGTGCGAGCCCTGCCGGTCATCTTGGCGGCTCAAACTGCTGCAGCCATCGGCCAGGCCGCCGGCTGGATCCTGGGACCCGGGGAGGCGGAGACCAGGTTCCTGCAGTACGAGCTCGAGCAAGATCGTCCTGAGCAGGCATCCGATGAGGGGGTAGTGCCTTGAAGACCGAACGCCCGCGATTGTCGGTCGTCATCCCGGCCTACAACTCGCATGAAACGCTCCCGGAATGCCTTGAGGCGATCTCGCGCCAGAGCTTGGAGGGATTCGAGGTCATTGTGATCGACAGCGGCCCGTCGGCGCAGGGCGCTCAGATCGTCGGAGACCGTTTTCCTTGGGTCCGACTCGAGCGGGCTGGCCAGCGCCTGCTTCCCCATGCCGCTAGGAACCGGGGGGCGTCTCTCGCCAAAGCTGACCTGCTTGTCTTCACCGACCCGGACGCCTATCCGGCGCCGGACTGGCTTGACCGCCTCCTCGAAGCCCACCATCGATTCGG is part of the Anaerolineales bacterium genome and harbors:
- a CDS encoding glycosyltransferase family 2 protein — protein: MTVAIVGGNHRKRLHRALESVLQQDGPVIEVLLLDLSTADSASIVPHADPRVRTVSLPPPTTFGQARAVGVREARAPVVAFLEEHCVALPGWARELAVAHQGPWACVGSEIHNLNPGVGWSDAVHLGGYSNWMPPAMRGETATTAAHNSSYKRAALADIGTRLSELLVAEPLLQRELARRGHRLLVEPESKLAHENETHFRSLMAVWWWNRSYGRIRAREASWGWARRIIYLAFSMWIPWYRWARQLGFFVRRRRSALGRFAWNSPRIIILGYLAAAGLAVGALAGRTGDDLRFTDLELRTDEER
- a CDS encoding glycosyltransferase: MREPQASPEMSVVLLVGKQRDRAERSLRSLLGQSAIDRMEILLIDFSAGREAAIPGTDHPAVRYLGKNRLEPFGRVRAEAVRLARGEIVAFLEEHCEALPGWGEAVLRAHAQGLDGVGPEVHSGNPGLGVSDAIALLNYVRWLPPAQRGESDLLVGNNSSYRRGALLERTDDLDRLMACDPILQWKLVEAGGGLAVDPSVKVAHWNEGEVWAIARGYYLWNRMFAPLRASLFGWSPLRVLIRILLLPAVPLVRAVKLGWTALRRSPPMGRACVRALPVILAAQTAAAIGQAAGWILGPGEAETRFLQYELEQDRPEQASDEGVVP